A genomic region of Dermacentor andersoni chromosome 9, qqDerAnde1_hic_scaffold, whole genome shotgun sequence contains the following coding sequences:
- the LOC126527819 gene encoding uncharacterized protein, whose translation MTSSNRSEKWQLSAYERQRLPHTVVTDETEVIAHEESFRSNLTCPICFGLFRNAVATTECLHRFCEECITTALRRCNKECPTCRRKLVSKRSLRRDYRMDAFIAALLPSHAEEPASLAERVTASPGVQRGAPKQACEKNIVKHSDVGQKRCGKNTSVGPNSTAIGGDLAPTTDSVGCAEEKADVLQISALTLPTEERRSLNEQQPRQEGRASPALAAGGGDVARKGSDRELTLRRDEVPQGTSAGARCADAKVPVEGARATPPPSVTLAVVARSVSNAASAAAATPQVDPDETYMGEETRRTAHTASAKCSEPTRPEDFCADTVETPGVEMGQSAAGADATPAAAAASDRESSAAFAVSPRWARSNLIAITLKPHLDVFLENPESPTLHISVSARVTILYISSYLKKRLSRSSANRKGRRFPMYRIYAASETGELVALPFAMTAEDAVKRIQKAGVPLEMYYALHQA comes from the coding sequence ATGACGTCTTCCAACCGGAGCGAGAAATGGCAACTGAGCGCTTACGAACGCCAGCGACTCCCCCACACAGTTGTCACAGACGAAACGGAGGTCATCGCTCACGAAGAGAGCTTTCGCTCGAATTTAACGTGCCCCATCTGCTTCGGCTTGTTCAGGAACGCTGTGGCGACGACGGAGTGTCTTCACCGCTTTTGCGAGGAGTGCATCACTACGGCGCTTCGCAGATGCAACAAGGAATGCCCGACGTGTCGCCGCAAGCTCGTCTCGAAGCGGTCGCTGCGGCGGGACTACCGCATGGACgcgttcatcgccgcacttctcCCCAGCCACGCCGAGGAGCCCGCATCGCTCGCCGAGCGCGTGACTGCTTCGCCAGGCGTGCAACGCGGTGCTCCAAAACAAGCATGTGAGAAGAACATCGTCAAACACAGTGACGTTGGCCAGAAGCGCTGCGGTAAGAATACTAGCGTTGGGCCAAACTCGACGGCGATTGGGGGCGATCTCGCTCCGACGACGGATAGTGTGGGTTGCGCCGAAGAGAAAGCAGACGTTCTGCAAATCTCGGCGCTGACTTTGCCGACGGAAGAGCGAAGGAGTCTGAACGAACAGCAGCCCCGGCAGGAAGGCCGTGCATCACCAGCGTTGGCGGCGGGTGGCGGCGACGTCGCTCGTAAAGGATCGGACCGCGAGTTGACCTTGCGACGCGACGAGGTGCCTCAAGGAACGAGCGCTGGCGCTCGCTGTGCTGATGCCAAGGTGCCCGTAGAAGGAGCCCGTGCGACGCCACCTCCAAGCGTCACATTGGCCGTGGTAGCACGGTCCGTGTCCAACGccgcgtctgctgctgctgcgacgCCGCAGGTTGATCCCGACGAAACGTATATGGGCGAAGAGACAAGACGCACGGCCCACACGGCTTCTGCAAAATGCAGCGAGCCGACTCGGCCGGAAGATTTCTGCGCAGACACCGTTGAAACGCCCGGAGTTGAGATGGGCCAATCAGCAGCAGGTGCTGACGCcacgcctgctgctgctgccgcctcaGACCGCGAATCCAGCGCGGCCTTTGCCGTCTCGCCACGATGGGCCCGCAGCAACCTGATAGCGATAACGCTGAAGCCGCACCTTGACGTGTTCTTGGAAAACCCCGAGTCTCCGACGCTGCATATAAGCGTGTCAGCTCGAGTCACGATCCTGTATATCAGCTCGTACCTCAAGAAACGTCTTTCTCGGAGCAGCGCGAATCGTAAGGGTCGGCGATTCCCGATGTACCGCATATACGCGGCCAGCGAGACGGGCGAATTGGTCGCACTCCCTTTTGCGATGACAGCGGAGGATGCCGTCAAGAGAATCCAGAAAGCCGGTGTGCCGCTGGAAATGTACTACGCGCTGCACCAAGCTTGA